A region of Streptomyces cinnamoneus DNA encodes the following proteins:
- a CDS encoding nucleotidyl transferase AbiEii/AbiGii toxin family protein yields the protein MTATPWEKFPYGPWDATAVVPQLPPDEATRAEKDLPHTLRPVPGEGVVQRPVYDPAVNHRRLGMRLSEPHFSDESAAGTWFAARRQALDHALAAVAGSPWAEHLVLRGSVLLTAWFGEAAREPGDLDFVVVPDTWRLDDARTDTMLDDLARATGELSRQAGSLVRVDAAGAVSDEIWTYDRVPGRRLVLPWTAGEARGTVQLDFVFNETLPAPPVRTEVPRHDEGAPAVVTAASPELSLVWKILWLVTDVHPEGKDLYDAALLAEHVQVPYELLERVLTAAGEPTSLAYVLNQASQADWFEFRKDRPDLRFEGDTCVMRLICALAPAFHPGEDGLHAQLAAAFGHITDALRDEREAGGMEAVATWFATRHVHALPALVSVRELLGRQDHTLRDAAEVIASFRDTRHDSDELIYVRAWRGDAYETAAWLETAESTGR from the coding sequence ATGACGGCGACACCGTGGGAGAAGTTCCCGTACGGCCCCTGGGACGCGACAGCGGTCGTCCCCCAGCTCCCCCCGGACGAGGCGACGCGGGCTGAGAAGGACCTGCCGCACACGCTGCGCCCCGTCCCCGGCGAGGGCGTGGTGCAGCGCCCGGTCTACGACCCCGCCGTCAACCACCGGCGCCTGGGCATGCGGCTGAGCGAACCGCACTTCTCGGACGAGAGCGCGGCCGGGACGTGGTTCGCCGCCCGGCGGCAGGCCCTCGACCACGCCCTCGCGGCCGTGGCGGGCTCGCCGTGGGCGGAGCACCTCGTGCTGCGCGGGAGCGTGCTGCTCACGGCGTGGTTCGGGGAGGCGGCCCGCGAGCCCGGTGACCTCGACTTCGTCGTCGTCCCCGACACCTGGCGGCTCGACGACGCGCGCACCGACACCATGCTGGACGACCTCGCCCGGGCCACCGGCGAACTGTCACGGCAGGCCGGCAGCCTCGTCCGCGTCGACGCCGCGGGGGCGGTGAGCGACGAGATATGGACCTACGACCGCGTGCCGGGCCGCCGCCTGGTCCTGCCCTGGACGGCCGGTGAGGCCCGGGGCACGGTCCAGCTGGACTTCGTCTTCAACGAGACCCTGCCCGCCCCGCCCGTACGGACGGAAGTCCCCCGGCACGACGAGGGCGCCCCGGCCGTCGTCACGGCGGCGAGCCCGGAACTGTCCCTCGTGTGGAAGATCCTGTGGCTGGTCACGGACGTGCACCCCGAGGGCAAGGACCTCTACGACGCGGCCCTGCTGGCCGAGCACGTCCAGGTGCCGTACGAGCTGCTGGAGCGTGTTCTGACGGCGGCCGGGGAGCCCACCAGCCTCGCTTACGTCCTCAACCAGGCGTCGCAAGCCGACTGGTTCGAGTTCCGCAAGGACCGCCCTGACCTCCGATTCGAGGGCGACACCTGCGTGATGCGCCTGATCTGCGCGCTCGCCCCCGCCTTCCATCCCGGCGAGGACGGGCTCCACGCCCAGCTCGCCGCGGCCTTCGGCCACATCACCGACGCGCTCCGCGACGAACGGGAGGCGGGCGGCATGGAAGCCGTCGCAACGTGGTTCGCCACGCGTCACGTGCACGCCCTCCCGGCGCTCGTGAGCGTCCGCGAACTTCTCGGGCGGCAGGACCACACCCTGCGGGACGC
- a CDS encoding VOC family protein, giving the protein MALHWKLVIDSTDAPALADFWAAALEYEVEDPSKLIDALLAAGHIGEDAVTEHGGRRVFRGYAAIRHPEDPYDETSGIGHGRRLLFQDVPEGKTTKNRLHLDVHGERGGLDDLVTRLEALGATRVHEVNKGPAGHWWVMRDPEGNEFCAC; this is encoded by the coding sequence ATGGCACTGCACTGGAAACTGGTCATCGACAGCACCGACGCCCCCGCCCTCGCGGACTTCTGGGCCGCCGCGCTGGAGTACGAGGTCGAGGACCCCAGCAAGCTGATCGACGCGCTGCTGGCCGCCGGCCACATCGGCGAGGACGCGGTCACCGAACACGGCGGGCGCCGCGTCTTCCGCGGCTACGCCGCGATCCGGCACCCCGAGGACCCGTACGACGAGACGAGCGGCATCGGCCACGGCCGCCGGCTTCTCTTCCAGGACGTGCCCGAGGGCAAGACCACGAAGAACCGCCTCCACCTCGACGTCCACGGCGAACGCGGCGGACTCGACGACCTGGTGACCCGCCTCGAAGCCCTGGGCGCCACCCGGGTGCACGAGGTGAACAAGGGCCCCGCCGGACACTGGTGGGTCATGCGCGACCCGGAGGGCAACGAGTTCTGCGCCTGCTGA
- a CDS encoding SDR family NAD(P)-dependent oxidoreductase, protein MDSQTYLSELFALDGRVALVTGGSSGIGRAVAGALARAGAGVVIVARGEEKLAATVDELTAQGCRAAWVSADLSTREGVRAAAEEAAGVFGEPDILVNSAGINLRPPLGELGDDVWDATMAVNLEAPHLLGQRFGPGMAERGFGRIIHITSQQAHRAFVQSGAYGVSKGALESLARSQAEAWSPFGVTCNTLVPGFVMTPLNARLSSDPEKVAALAARTLVGRNGLAEDFAGAAVFLASRASAYVTGQAVFVDGGFSVH, encoded by the coding sequence ATGGACTCGCAGACGTACCTCTCCGAACTGTTCGCGCTGGACGGCAGGGTCGCGCTGGTGACCGGGGGCAGCTCCGGCATCGGCCGGGCCGTCGCCGGCGCCCTCGCCCGTGCCGGGGCGGGCGTCGTGATCGTGGCGCGCGGGGAGGAGAAGCTGGCCGCCACCGTGGACGAGCTGACGGCGCAGGGCTGCCGGGCGGCCTGGGTGAGCGCCGACCTGAGCACCCGCGAGGGTGTGCGGGCGGCGGCCGAGGAGGCGGCCGGTGTCTTCGGGGAGCCCGACATCCTCGTCAACAGCGCCGGGATCAACCTCCGGCCGCCCCTGGGTGAACTCGGCGACGACGTGTGGGACGCCACGATGGCGGTGAACCTGGAGGCGCCCCACCTTCTGGGGCAGCGGTTCGGGCCGGGGATGGCCGAACGGGGCTTCGGAAGGATCATCCACATCACCTCCCAGCAGGCGCACCGCGCGTTCGTGCAGAGCGGCGCCTACGGCGTCTCCAAGGGCGCGCTGGAGTCGCTGGCCCGTTCCCAGGCCGAGGCGTGGTCGCCGTTCGGCGTCACCTGCAACACGCTCGTTCCCGGTTTCGTGATGACGCCGCTCAACGCGCGCCTGTCGTCCGACCCCGAGAAGGTGGCGGCGCTGGCCGCACGCACGCTGGTCGGACGCAACGGCCTGGCCGAGGACTTCGCGGGAGCCGCGGTGTTCCTGGCGAGCCGGGCCTCCGCGTACGTCACCGGGCAGGCGGTCTTCGTCGACGGCGGGTTCTCCGTGCACTGA
- a CDS encoding GNAT family N-acetyltransferase has protein sequence MKIIDLAPGDERLITDLLPVLRELRPHLTEDVFRDVYAEGHGQGLRFTAAYDDDGVCRGAAGWRLVVNTSTLRSVYVDDLVTAAAARSTGVGRELLGHLEQRARDLGCHWFTLDSATHRTDAHRFYLRERMSITAFHFMKDLT, from the coding sequence ATGAAGATCATCGACCTCGCCCCCGGCGACGAACGCCTCATAACCGACCTGCTCCCCGTCCTGCGGGAGCTGCGCCCGCACCTCACCGAGGACGTGTTCCGCGACGTGTACGCCGAGGGCCACGGCCAGGGGCTGCGCTTCACCGCCGCGTACGACGACGACGGCGTGTGCCGGGGGGCCGCCGGCTGGCGGCTGGTCGTCAACACGAGCACGCTGCGCTCGGTGTACGTCGACGACCTGGTGACCGCCGCCGCCGCGCGCTCGACCGGTGTCGGCCGGGAACTGCTCGGTCACCTGGAGCAGCGCGCCCGAGACCTCGGCTGTCACTGGTTCACCCTGGACTCCGCCACCCACCGCACCGACGCCCACCGCTTCTACCTGCGGGAGCGGATGTCCATCACGGCGTTCCACTTCATGAAGGACCTCACCTGA
- a CDS encoding alpha/beta fold hydrolase, which yields MTDTIKHRFIEVNGVRLHVAEQGEGPLVLLLHGFPESWYSWRHQFEPLARAGFRVVAPDQRGYARSEQPADPSAYSLLHLVGDVVGLVHALGEEQAVVVGHDWGAPVAWTSALLRPDVVRAVAGLSVPPVLPGGMAPPSVTRRLYGDGFYQLYFQRPGVADAELAQDPASSFRRILFSGSGDNPNVERPRPWTIPEGLSLLDTVPEPKELPGWLTEEDVQAFAEDYAGHGEHAFTGPLNWYRNIERNQELLAPFRGRGIEVPALYVYGDRDMVTSMAGMDQLIAGLDRVAPKLHRSVRLPGCGHWTQQERPAEVNAALVDFLTQLPGSV from the coding sequence GTGACTGACACGATCAAGCACCGGTTCATCGAGGTCAACGGGGTTCGGCTGCACGTCGCCGAGCAGGGTGAGGGGCCACTGGTCCTGTTGCTGCACGGGTTCCCCGAGAGCTGGTACTCGTGGCGGCACCAGTTCGAGCCGCTGGCCCGGGCCGGCTTCCGGGTGGTGGCACCGGACCAGCGGGGCTACGCGCGCAGCGAGCAGCCGGCCGACCCTTCGGCGTACAGCCTGCTGCACCTGGTCGGCGACGTGGTCGGGCTGGTGCACGCGCTGGGTGAGGAACAGGCGGTGGTGGTCGGCCACGACTGGGGAGCGCCGGTGGCCTGGACGAGTGCGCTGCTGCGCCCCGACGTGGTGCGCGCGGTCGCCGGTCTGAGCGTGCCTCCCGTCCTGCCGGGCGGCATGGCGCCGCCCTCGGTGACCCGACGTCTCTACGGCGACGGCTTCTACCAGCTCTACTTCCAGCGCCCGGGCGTCGCGGACGCCGAGCTGGCGCAGGACCCCGCCTCCTCGTTCCGGCGCATTCTGTTCAGCGGTTCGGGGGACAACCCGAACGTCGAGCGGCCCCGTCCCTGGACGATTCCGGAGGGCCTCTCGCTGCTGGACACCGTCCCCGAGCCGAAGGAACTCCCCGGCTGGCTCACCGAGGAGGACGTCCAGGCCTTCGCCGAGGACTACGCCGGGCACGGCGAGCACGCCTTCACCGGCCCGCTGAACTGGTACCGCAACATCGAGCGCAACCAGGAGCTGCTCGCGCCGTTCCGCGGGCGCGGCATCGAGGTGCCGGCGCTGTACGTGTACGGCGACCGCGACATGGTCACTTCGATGGCCGGCATGGACCAGCTGATCGCGGGTCTGGACCGCGTGGCGCCGAAGCTGCACCGCAGCGTGCGGCTGCCCGGCTGCGGGCACTGGACCCAGCAGGAGCGGCCCGCGGAGGTCAACGCGGCACTCGTCGACTTCCTGACGCAGCTGCCCGGCTCGGTGTGA
- a CDS encoding alpha/beta hydrolase, giving the protein MTTFVLVPGPHCGGWVWEGVTARLREAGAEVHPVTLTGLGDRRDLAGPGTDLETHIEELARLLDRIDAPQVVIAGHGAGIHPVLGVADRRPDRVGRIVHVDAGMPRDGESVLDLMPDPAARERLLDRAEDGWRVPPPTAAEWPARGSTAGVPDDELARLVRLAAPQPVRTLDQPLRLSGRADGVPTTGVLCTANGSSIAMVELVMSMGDPRYRKLTDPRVTFFELDTGHWPMLSTPDELAGVLLRAAAGEGRRVTVTPCERPVHPRPFLLDVPERPRERTGRIDLYPPDADEPRPAVVFVHGGPVPESAQPTPRDWPSFVGYGRYAASLGAVGVTLDHRLHGLGDYGRAAQDVAEAVELVRADPRVDGQRVALWFFSAGGLLSADWLAAPPPWLRCVAATYPVLAPLPGWGLADSRFRPAVAVRAAERPPIVLTRVGLENAQIAGTVEEFLRAAEDCDAEVEVIDVPLGHHGFETIDHTAQTRHAVERAMGSVLRHLRQ; this is encoded by the coding sequence ATGACGACGTTCGTGTTGGTGCCGGGACCCCACTGCGGAGGCTGGGTGTGGGAGGGGGTGACCGCCCGGCTGAGGGAGGCGGGGGCCGAGGTGCACCCGGTGACGCTCACGGGCCTGGGGGACCGCCGCGACCTGGCCGGCCCCGGGACGGACCTGGAGACGCACATCGAGGAGCTGGCGCGGCTGCTCGACCGCATCGACGCCCCGCAGGTCGTGATCGCCGGACACGGCGCCGGCATCCACCCGGTCCTGGGCGTCGCCGACCGGCGCCCGGACCGCGTCGGCAGGATCGTGCACGTCGACGCCGGCATGCCCCGGGACGGCGAGTCGGTGCTCGACCTGATGCCCGACCCGGCGGCGCGCGAGCGGCTGCTGGACCGGGCCGAGGACGGCTGGCGCGTCCCCCCGCCGACCGCCGCCGAGTGGCCGGCCCGGGGGAGTACGGCCGGTGTCCCCGACGACGAGCTGGCACGGCTGGTCCGCCTCGCCGCACCGCAGCCCGTGCGCACGCTCGACCAGCCGCTCCGGCTGTCGGGGCGGGCCGACGGAGTGCCGACGACCGGCGTGCTGTGCACCGCCAACGGGTCGAGCATCGCCATGGTCGAACTCGTGATGAGCATGGGGGACCCGCGCTACCGGAAACTGACCGACCCCCGGGTGACCTTCTTCGAACTCGACACCGGACACTGGCCGATGCTCTCCACCCCCGACGAGCTGGCCGGCGTACTGCTGCGCGCCGCCGCGGGAGAAGGCCGGCGAGTGACGGTGACGCCGTGCGAGCGGCCCGTTCACCCCCGGCCGTTCCTCCTGGACGTACCGGAGCGGCCTCGCGAGCGGACGGGGCGGATCGACCTCTACCCCCCGGACGCCGACGAGCCCCGCCCCGCGGTGGTGTTCGTCCACGGCGGCCCGGTGCCCGAAAGCGCGCAGCCGACGCCGCGCGACTGGCCGTCCTTCGTCGGCTACGGCCGCTACGCGGCGAGCCTCGGCGCGGTCGGCGTGACGCTGGACCACCGGCTGCACGGCCTGGGCGACTACGGGCGCGCGGCGCAGGACGTCGCCGAAGCGGTGGAGCTGGTACGGGCCGATCCCCGCGTCGACGGGCAACGCGTCGCGCTGTGGTTCTTCTCGGCCGGCGGACTGCTGTCGGCGGACTGGCTCGCGGCGCCCCCGCCGTGGCTGCGCTGCGTCGCGGCGACCTACCCCGTGCTCGCCCCGCTGCCGGGCTGGGGCCTCGCCGACTCCCGGTTCCGTCCCGCGGTCGCGGTGAGGGCGGCGGAGAGGCCGCCGATCGTGCTGACGCGGGTGGGGCTGGAGAACGCGCAGATCGCCGGGACGGTGGAGGAGTTCCTGAGGGCGGCAGAGGACTGCGACGCCGAGGTCGAGGTGATCGACGTGCCGCTCGGCCACCACGGTTTCGAGACGATCGACCACACGGCGCAGACGCGCCACGCGGTGGAGCGGGCGATGGGGTCCGTGCTGCGGCACCTGCGGCAGTGA
- a CDS encoding MerR family transcriptional regulator: MWSIGELAEHAGVTVKTVRFYSDRGLLPEATRSSGGHRRYGPEALDRLRLIRSLRTLDLPVPDVGRILDREDTMEDVIAGQLRELGSQLAALRWREAALQLLQDCAPEDRVDRLRLVGAVSAPPSTAALARFWRGWLPARLPARVVSAVVDQAVPQPPADPTPAQVLAFARLHAFVSGPCPGGDRGQPAAHRAEEGYRPAVLYDGLSEAYALASTQMRARRAPGDGEALDCFVSAYALSRGTRDTPAFRRRLSGQLAADPRIDHYWDLTAEVTGSSRPTPGAAHDWLRAALDAQVAPDGPGVPASRRAHQAQAV; the protein is encoded by the coding sequence ATGTGGAGCATCGGAGAACTCGCCGAGCACGCGGGCGTCACGGTCAAGACCGTCCGCTTCTACTCCGACCGCGGCCTGCTGCCCGAGGCCACGCGCAGCTCCGGCGGTCACCGCCGCTACGGCCCCGAGGCGCTCGACCGGCTCCGCCTGATCCGTTCGCTGCGCACCCTCGACCTGCCGGTCCCCGACGTGGGCCGGATCCTCGACCGCGAGGACACGATGGAGGACGTCATCGCGGGGCAACTGCGGGAACTCGGCTCGCAACTGGCCGCCCTGCGCTGGCGCGAGGCCGCCCTCCAGCTGCTCCAGGACTGCGCCCCGGAGGACCGCGTCGACCGGCTGCGTCTGGTCGGCGCCGTGTCCGCCCCGCCCAGCACGGCGGCCCTGGCGCGCTTCTGGCGGGGCTGGCTGCCCGCGCGGCTCCCGGCACGGGTGGTCTCCGCGGTCGTCGACCAGGCCGTTCCGCAGCCTCCCGCGGATCCGACGCCGGCTCAGGTCCTCGCCTTCGCCCGGCTCCACGCCTTCGTGTCCGGGCCCTGTCCGGGCGGCGACCGCGGCCAGCCGGCGGCGCACCGGGCCGAGGAGGGCTACCGCCCGGCCGTGCTCTACGACGGTCTCAGCGAGGCCTACGCGCTGGCATCGACGCAGATGCGGGCCCGGCGGGCACCGGGCGACGGCGAGGCGCTCGACTGCTTCGTCTCCGCGTACGCCCTCTCACGCGGCACACGGGACACTCCCGCGTTCCGCCGCCGGCTCAGCGGCCAGCTCGCTGCGGACCCCCGCATCGACCACTACTGGGACCTGACCGCCGAAGTCACCGGCTCGTCCCGGCCGACCCCCGGCGCCGCCCACGACTGGCTCCGCGCCGCTCTGGACGCCCAGGTGGCCCCGGACGGCCCCGGTGTCCCCGCAAGCCGCCGGGCACATCAGGCGCAAGCGGTGTAA
- a CDS encoding saccharopine dehydrogenase family protein, producing MNRQDGPERPYDVVLFGATGYVGELTAEYLLAHAPQGCRLALAGRSRDKLEGLRERLAALDPERAAGLAVVAADASDPVAMRALAESTHVVASTVGPYIWYGEALVAACAEAGTDYTDLTGEPEFVDLMFVRYGARARATGARIVHACGFDSLPHDLGVYFTVQRLPEGVPLTVDGFVRARGMVSGGTLTSALTIVGRRSQALAAARERRRYEERPVGRRVRAPMGAPRFSKETGTWALPLPTLDPMVVRRSAAALERYGPDFRYRHYASVKTLPVALAAPAGVGVLAAAAQVPSVRSWLAGRYAPGRGPSARQRARGWFRLRYVGAGGGRRVFTEVTGGDPGYGETAKMLAESSLCLALDELPTTSGQVTPATAMGDALIERLETAGVPFRVRDAR from the coding sequence GTGAACAGACAGGACGGTCCCGAACGGCCTTATGACGTCGTGCTCTTCGGAGCGACGGGCTATGTCGGAGAGCTCACCGCCGAGTATCTGCTGGCCCACGCCCCACAGGGCTGCCGGCTGGCGCTCGCCGGGCGCAGCCGGGACAAGCTGGAGGGGCTGCGTGAGCGCCTGGCCGCGCTCGATCCCGAACGGGCCGCCGGCCTGGCGGTCGTCGCGGCGGACGCGAGCGACCCGGTCGCGATGCGGGCGCTGGCCGAGTCCACGCACGTCGTGGCCTCCACCGTGGGCCCGTACATCTGGTACGGGGAGGCGCTGGTGGCCGCGTGCGCGGAGGCCGGCACCGACTACACCGACCTCACCGGCGAGCCGGAGTTCGTGGACCTGATGTTCGTGCGGTACGGGGCGCGGGCCCGTGCGACCGGCGCGCGGATCGTGCACGCCTGCGGCTTCGACTCGTTGCCGCACGACCTGGGGGTCTACTTCACCGTGCAGCGGTTGCCCGAGGGCGTGCCGCTGACGGTCGACGGCTTCGTCCGGGCGCGGGGGATGGTCTCGGGCGGAACGCTGACCTCGGCTCTGACCATCGTCGGGCGCCGGTCGCAGGCGCTGGCCGCCGCCCGTGAGCGGCGGCGGTACGAGGAGCGGCCCGTCGGGCGCCGGGTCCGGGCGCCGATGGGCGCGCCGCGGTTCAGCAAGGAGACCGGCACGTGGGCACTGCCGCTCCCCACCCTCGACCCGATGGTCGTGCGGCGTTCGGCCGCCGCGCTGGAGCGGTACGGCCCCGATTTCCGCTACCGGCACTACGCCTCGGTGAAGACGTTGCCCGTGGCGCTGGCCGCGCCGGCCGGGGTGGGCGTCCTCGCCGCGGCCGCCCAGGTGCCGTCCGTCAGGTCCTGGCTGGCGGGCCGGTACGCGCCGGGACGCGGGCCGAGCGCGCGGCAGCGGGCCCGCGGCTGGTTCCGGCTCCGGTACGTCGGCGCGGGGGGCGGCCGGCGCGTGTTCACCGAGGTCACGGGAGGCGACCCGGGCTACGGCGAGACGGCCAAGATGCTCGCCGAGTCCTCCCTGTGCCTCGCGCTGGACGAGCTGCCCACGACGTCGGGGCAGGTCACGCCGGCGACGGCGATGGGTGACGCGCTCATCGAACGGCTGGAGACGGCCGGCGTCCCGTTCCGCGTGCGCGACGCACGCTGA
- the bla gene encoding class A beta-lactamase — protein sequence MAAAVSPQTAHAATPGGGISRRLSSLEREHSARLGVFARNLKTGRTVLHRADERFPMCSVFKTLAVAAVLRDLDRDGEFLAKRVHYTEKETKDSGYAPRTGLPENLAHGMTVEELCGAAISFSDNAAANLLMRELGGPTAVTRFCRSAGDTTTRLDRWEPALNTAEPWRTTDTTTPRAIGHTYARLVLGDVLAPRDRERLTGWLLANTTSAKRFRLGLPAEWTVADKTGGGDYGTNNDVGLAWTPDGTPIVLAVLTTKHEPKPPADDPLVARAAELLATALV from the coding sequence ATGGCCGCGGCCGTCTCCCCGCAGACGGCACACGCCGCGACGCCCGGCGGCGGGATCTCCCGCCGGCTGAGCTCGCTCGAGCGGGAGCACTCAGCCCGCCTCGGCGTCTTCGCGCGCAACCTGAAGACCGGCAGAACCGTGCTGCACCGGGCCGACGAACGCTTCCCGATGTGCTCGGTGTTCAAGACGCTCGCGGTCGCGGCTGTCCTGCGCGACCTCGACCGCGACGGCGAGTTCCTCGCCAAGCGCGTCCACTACACCGAGAAGGAGACCAAGGACTCGGGGTACGCCCCGAGGACGGGCCTGCCGGAGAACCTCGCGCACGGCATGACCGTGGAGGAACTGTGCGGCGCCGCGATCTCCTTCAGCGACAACGCCGCGGCGAACCTGCTGATGCGCGAGCTGGGCGGCCCGACGGCCGTCACCCGGTTCTGCCGCTCGGCCGGTGACACGACGACCCGGCTGGACCGGTGGGAGCCCGCGCTGAACACGGCCGAGCCGTGGCGCACCACCGACACCACCACTCCCCGCGCCATCGGGCACACCTATGCCCGGCTCGTTCTCGGCGACGTGCTCGCGCCCCGGGACCGCGAACGCCTCACCGGCTGGCTGCTGGCCAACACCACCAGCGCCAAGCGCTTCCGCCTCGGCCTGCCCGCCGAGTGGACCGTCGCCGACAAGACCGGCGGCGGGGACTACGGAACCAACAACGACGTGGGGCTCGCCTGGACCCCGGACGGGACCCCGATCGTGCTGGCCGTCCTGACGACCAAGCACGAACCCAAGCCGCCGGCCGACGACCCCCTGGTCGCCAGGGCCGCGGAACTGCTGGCGACGGCCCTGGTCTGA
- a CDS encoding ABC transporter ATP-binding protein translates to MYRLTAGHRPAIAVATVFSVGASALGLAQPLLAQKIVDASGHGRALWPLLALLAALFLAEAATSALGRFLLERMGERVVRGLRLSLVSRLLRLEMREMGRHRSADLISRVTADTTLLREAVAQSLVDLVTGAAVATGAVVMMVLIDPLLLGLVILTVAVAAAIVASLLTGIRTAAERMQAAVGEIAADLERALGALPMVRTHCAEEREERCIGSRVEGSYEAGVRTAKLASVMSPVVEVAVQGSFLLVLVIGGMRVGRSDSLGDVVAFLLYASYLVVPLSSVFRTIGQIQRGMGAYQRVDEVLHLPVEPAGPGFAQEAPGETGECRKPASPSPSPAVPEPGEEPAPVLALSDVWFGYGPDRPVLRGVSLTVPHHRMVALVGRSGAGKSTVFSLVSRFYEPDGGAVLFDGRKASSMGRRECRSRVAVVDQSTHVVHGSLWDNITYGAPDASLPEVEEAVDRANLRPVVDRLPGGLACVLGERGGALSAGERQRVALARALLGEPSLLLLDEPTSHLDALNEAALSQVMQDITKRCAVLVIAHRLSTVQNADHIYVLDAGRVIASGRHDELLVRSDTYRELARAQSLRVSGAEGDAAAPSPVN, encoded by the coding sequence ATGTACCGGCTGACCGCCGGACACCGGCCGGCCATCGCCGTCGCCACGGTGTTCTCCGTCGGGGCCTCCGCCCTGGGGCTGGCGCAGCCCCTGCTGGCCCAGAAGATCGTGGACGCGAGCGGGCACGGCCGCGCGCTGTGGCCGCTGCTCGCGCTCCTGGCGGCCCTCTTCCTGGCCGAGGCCGCGACGAGCGCCCTCGGGCGCTTCCTCCTGGAGCGCATGGGGGAGCGGGTGGTGCGCGGCCTGCGCCTGAGCCTGGTGTCCCGGCTGCTGCGGCTGGAGATGAGGGAGATGGGCAGGCACCGCAGTGCCGACCTGATTTCCCGGGTCACCGCGGACACCACCTTGCTGCGGGAAGCGGTCGCGCAGTCGCTGGTGGACCTCGTGACCGGAGCGGCCGTCGCGACGGGAGCGGTCGTGATGATGGTCCTCATCGACCCGCTGCTGCTGGGCCTGGTCATCCTCACGGTCGCCGTCGCCGCCGCGATCGTGGCCTCCCTCCTGACCGGCATCCGCACCGCCGCCGAACGCATGCAGGCGGCCGTCGGCGAGATCGCCGCCGATCTCGAACGGGCCCTCGGCGCCCTGCCCATGGTGCGGACCCACTGCGCCGAGGAACGGGAGGAGCGCTGCATCGGGAGCCGCGTGGAGGGCTCGTACGAGGCGGGGGTGCGGACCGCGAAGCTCGCGTCGGTGATGAGCCCGGTGGTGGAAGTCGCCGTCCAGGGCTCCTTCCTGCTGGTCCTCGTCATCGGAGGCATGCGGGTGGGCCGTTCCGATTCGCTCGGCGACGTGGTGGCCTTCCTGCTGTACGCCTCCTACCTCGTTGTACCGCTCTCCTCGGTCTTCCGGACCATCGGTCAGATCCAGCGGGGCATGGGGGCGTACCAGCGCGTCGACGAGGTGCTGCACCTTCCGGTCGAACCCGCCGGACCGGGGTTCGCCCAGGAGGCGCCGGGAGAGACCGGGGAGTGCCGGAAGCCGGCGTCTCCGTCTCCGTCTCCCGCCGTGCCGGAGCCGGGTGAAGAGCCCGCACCCGTCCTCGCCCTGAGCGACGTCTGGTTCGGCTACGGACCCGACAGGCCCGTCCTCCGCGGAGTCTCCCTGACCGTGCCGCACCACCGGATGGTGGCCCTGGTGGGGCGGTCGGGTGCGGGGAAGTCCACGGTCTTCTCGCTCGTGTCGCGGTTCTACGAACCCGACGGCGGCGCCGTGTTGTTCGACGGACGGAAGGCATCGTCCATGGGCCGCAGGGAATGCCGCTCCCGCGTCGCCGTCGTCGACCAGAGCACACACGTCGTCCACGGTTCCCTGTGGGACAACATCACGTACGGGGCCCCCGACGCCTCCTTGCCGGAAGTGGAGGAGGCCGTCGACCGTGCGAACCTGCGGCCCGTGGTGGACCGCCTTCCCGGCGGCCTGGCCTGCGTCCTGGGAGAGCGCGGCGGAGCCCTCTCCGCGGGAGAACGCCAGCGCGTCGCGCTCGCCCGCGCCCTGCTGGGGGAGCCGTCCCTGCTCCTGCTGGACGAGCCGACCTCCCACCTCGACGCCCTCAACGAGGCGGCCCTGAGCCAGGTGATGCAGGACATCACCAAGCGGTGCGCGGTCCTGGTCATCGCCCACCGGCTGTCCACCGTGCAGAACGCCGACCACATCTACGTGCTCGACGCGGGCCGCGTCATCGCGTCCGGACGGCACGACGAACTCCTCGTCCGCAGCGACACCTACCGGGAGCTGGCACGGGCCCAGAGCCTGCGCGTCAGCGGCGCCGAGGGGGACGCCGCCGCACCGTCGCCGGTGAACTGA
- a CDS encoding lasso peptide biosynthesis B2 protein: protein MTTPSALERPTGVPLTRRTAARLVLLLAVPLAFLPPHRIRTVLTVARRGAAPADAAQTLAARNAVCAVSLFCAGPRGCLPRSLATALLCRLGGTWPTWCTGVRVVPPFTAHAWVEVEGHLVGEHVPDDYFSRLITVAPVRRPLT, encoded by the coding sequence ATGACGACGCCCAGCGCTCTGGAGCGCCCCACGGGCGTGCCCCTCACCCGGCGGACGGCGGCCCGGCTCGTGCTGCTCCTCGCCGTCCCCCTCGCGTTCCTGCCGCCCCACCGGATCCGGACCGTCCTCACGGTGGCGCGACGCGGTGCCGCACCCGCCGACGCGGCCCAGACCCTGGCCGCCCGGAACGCGGTGTGCGCCGTCAGCCTCTTCTGCGCCGGGCCGCGCGGCTGCCTTCCGCGCTCCCTGGCCACGGCCCTGCTGTGCCGGCTCGGCGGGACATGGCCGACGTGGTGCACGGGAGTGCGCGTGGTGCCCCCGTTCACCGCCCACGCCTGGGTGGAGGTCGAGGGGCACCTCGTGGGGGAGCACGTTCCCGACGACTACTTCAGCCGGCTGATAACCGTCGCACCGGTCCGCCGGCCGCTCACATGA